TTTCACCATATTAGGATAATGAGTGTCCACCGCTGGTAAAAGCAGCATGCACACGAAGAACCACTGCACGAGATTTAAGGAAAGAGACACTTTTAGAAACCCAAGAGAAATCAAAGCAGCGTCATATTCAGCTGATATAGTCATCATTAAAAAGGGCGACACTGAGCTCCTTGGACTAGTTTGAACAATTGTGGACAGTTACTGATATTAACTGTtgtttattgattgattgattgtttaaCATTATGCAGCGTCCTTGAGTGTCCAGAAAGGCACTTATAGGTAAAAGCTATTATTATTGTTCCACtgtatttctgtctgttttgcGATGATGTGCCAAGAAAGATGTTTGAAGAATAATAATTCCACCTGAAACCCTGCTGACGCTAACACTGCTATTAGTGCAAGTGATTCCCAAGCCAAGCGATCCACGCTCAGCTGCAGTGTAGAGCAGGACTCCACACGTCACTCCGCCATCTTTAACTCTGCCCAGGTGGAGTTTTCTTACCAAAATCACCCAACCGTCCATCGGGCGCGTCTCTTCTCTTATGTGCAGGTGCACGCCTGTGTAGATGTGTGACAGCATTGTGTGTGAGGAcaagccccccgccccccctgtCAGGATGAGCAGCCAAGGAGGAGGTCCTAAGGACTCGCAGTCGGCAATTCACAGTTCCCGCCCGCTGCCGTCTGTGCCCGAGGAAAGGAAGTCCAAGAACAAGATCATCTCCATCTTTGCTTCTGAGAAAGGTGGGAGCAGTGGTGCATGTTTAAACCGCTTGCTGCCATGGAGGACAAacacgctgacctttgacctcccccgcaggaggaaagaagaaagacCGGGACAAGGACAGGCCCGagatctcctctccctctgactTTGAGCACACCATCCACGTTGGCTTCGATGCCGTAACTGGAGAGTTCACCGTAAGTTCAGAAATAATGTCCAGTAaattgttttgtgttgtttaaaCACCTAATCCTGATCATAAATGTGGAGCTAGACTGAGCAGCATTAAAATAGATAAGGATTTACACAGTGTGAAAGAGTATCTATGAGAGTCCAACATGGTGGACAGTGATTCAGTATTGCTCGACTGTGTGCAGGGCATGCCGGAGCAGTGGGCCCGTCTGCTTCAAACATCCAACATCAGCaaatcagagcagaaacagaatCCTCAGGCCGTCCTCGACATCCTCAAGTTCTACGACTCCACCAGTGGGAAACAGAAATACCTCAGCTTTTCCGCCTCAGGTCAGTTTTCTCTCGTTCGGCAGAGGAAAAAGAAACCATTGTCGTAGCCGCGCGGACTCACTTCcctggcttttctttttcagataAAGACTCGCAGTCAGTGAGTAGAATGATTCACCAATCGCACGTGCTATTCTGTCACATACACATTCTCTGAGTTACGTCTGTGTGCCGTTGCAGCCGGGCAAGCAGAGTTCAGGTACTTCCCCGTCGAGTGGCAAGGACGGagatgacgacgatgatgacgataCCCCACCTCCAGTCGTGGCGCCGCGGCCAGAACACACAAAATCGGTGAGTCGACTTAGCGACTTCAGCCCCAGATTTCGGCCTTAGAAAACAGTCAAAGGTGTCCTGTGATGACGTTTGTTGTTGCTAAGCAGTTGCTAAGCACAGTGTTCCCGTACGTGGTGCATCCAACCATGAAATCAGACACAAATACTCAATGGAAGCCCAGTCATGGAAAACAAGGATAACAGTTCTTGAATGTTGCTTTTGCATCAGGTATATACGAGGTCTGTGATAgacccacttcctgctccagaggGAGACGCCTCTAAGACAGCTGACcgacagaagaagaagggaggCAAGATGACTGATGAGGAGATAATGGAGAAACTCCGTATGTAAAACTCCCACTGGAAGTGAGTGGCTGTGTTTGGCTCAGTAGAACTTACTCGGCCTTTTCTTTGGCCACTTAGGAACTATTGTCAGTATTGGAGATCCGAAGAAGAAATACACCCGTTACGAGAAGATCGGCCAGGGGTGAGTCAGGATAATGCAACGTCCAACATGTTCACCCAACCCctcatttaatctttttttccccactttcaGGGCATCTGGCACCGTTTATACAGCCATAGATATTTCCACAGGACAAGAGGTGAGGGGAATTAACTTTGCCTCTCTGCTGCTACAAAATCAGGCTCGACTTCTCCCAGGAACCACAATAAAGCACCAATGAGTGCAGTTAATAAATACACAACCGGAGTCTTCTCAGTCCTTTTTTCCAGTTCCATTAGCAGTAAGAGCGTCACTTTTCCCGGCTGTGACAAATCCCATGTTATTCTGCTACATGAGTGGTAAATCTCATCATCTAGCCATCCCGTGGTTTAGACCTGAGGAAGACAGTCCGAAATAACAAGCTAGAAACGAccagttttgttgttttggtctCGTTTAATCAGAGGCCACCAGTAATGGCTGCAGTTTCTTAACCGCTGAAACGTTGCTCCGAGTTGCTGTTTTTAGCATCACAGCCAGCTGGGTGAAAACCACTGAGTGGCGCTCCTGTTATACTGCTGTAATTATGGCTTTCTGAGTTGTTATTTTTCCTAAAGCATCTCATTATAGctcatttacacatttttttgACTGCAGGTGGCTATTAAACAGATCAACCTACAGAAGCAGCCAAAGAAGGAACTAATCATCAATGAGATTCTGGtgatgaaggagatgaagaaTCCCAACATTGTGAACTTTGTAGACAGGTGAGCACTGGTCTGACCAAAGCAAAATCAACACGTGCGCAGCGCCGGCGGGGGATGTGACTGTCTCTGCCCGCCATTGTAGTTACCTTGTTGGAGATGAGCTTTTTGTGGTGATGGAGTATCTGGCCGGTGGCTCCCTGACCGACGTTGTGACTGAGACGTGCATGGACGAGGCTCAGATCGCTGCCGTCTGCCGAGAGGTACAGTAAGGGTTAGCAAAAGCTCAAAAGTAAGTAAGTAAAAGTAAGTTGTGTTTCGTTAAGAATCCTCACCTTTCATTGCTTCCTTCTCGTGGAGTAGGTCCTCCAGGCACTGGAGTTTCTTCACGCGAACCAGGTCATCCACAGAGACATCAAGAGTGATAATGTGCTACTGGGAATGGATGGATCAGTTAAACTCAGTAAGAAGCAAACTGGATCGCATATTGTTGTATTTGTTTTCGCTTGTTAAACGTCCTGAATGAATAAACAGGAGATTCTTTCACTCTCCCGCAGCTGACTTCGGCTTCTGCGCCCAGATCACCCCAGAGCAGAGCAAACGCAGCACCATGGTAGGCACGCCGTACTGGATGGCCCCCGAGGTTGTGACCAGGAAAGCGTACGGGCCAAAAGTGGACATCTGGTCTCTTGGCATCATGGCGATAGAGATGGTGGAAGGAGAGCCTCCATATCTCAATGAGAACCCTCTCAGGGTCAGAGTTTGCTATTAAATTTGCTATTTCCTGTAAGGTTTCATTttggaattgatgctcctgtaTATCCCAATAAGAGTTGGATATTGTTATGCTTGTCACAGGCGCTGTATTTAATTGCCACCAACGGGACCCCTGAGCTTCAGAGTCCAGAGAAGCTCTCGCCTGTTTTCCGAGCCTTCCTGTCCCGCTGTTTGGAGATGGATGTGGAGAAACGAGGGTCAGgcagagagctgctgcaggtaggAACGAGGGAGGTTGAACCGACGGCTTCATCGGCCAGAAAACTTACAGTGCTGTGTTGTATTTCTCGGATttaaagttttttatttttttttaaatgtttctttcTGCAGCATCCATTCCTGAAATTGGCAAAGCCGCtgtccagcctcacccctctcATTCTGGCAGCCAAGGAAGCTATGAGGAGTAACCGCTaaactgctctctctctctttctgaagTCTCCATTTGCTGACACCAGTGACATCTGAATACCATATTGAAGTTGTGGACAGATGATTGTGGTGTCCCAAATGCCTCTTCACTTCTACCAGTATTTTTTTAATGCCTTGTTCATCTTATCTTTGTGTCTTCTGAAGCTACACACAGCCATAGCATACTCTATCTGATGCAACAGTCACATGTCTAAGTGGCTTTCAGGGTGCACTGTTCCAAAATTTCACACCTGTGCAAACGAAAACACCGAGACAACACGGTGTTTTAAggtcgccccctagtggcggaAATTCAGATTGCAAAGATTAAACAACCTGTCCAGTGTCAGAACCTACGGTGGCTGTCAGCGGACAAAATTGATTGACTTATTCCAGTCGCGTTGCAGGTCCCATCAGGAGGGATCTTCATCAACATTTATACAAAAACAGTTTTACTGCTAAGTGACCTAGAATGCTGTGGTGTTCATACACTATAGAAGCAtgtttttatatgttttatttgatttctgatAATGTATAATAGAAAATAGACACTGGACCTTTATTGAACAGTCtattttttaaaaggtttctaTTTCTCATTGTTTTTTGTTGCATTATTTACAACATGTAttatctgttttttcttctcacattttgttggtttttcctttaatttgcatttttacagtGAGAATCGTCTGATTTTTGtctgtggagaaactggaggCATTTCCCTGTTGCGTTTGTATCTTCTGACTGGGGTTTTTCCAGCTGGTTTTGGACTGTGCTGCGGTCCAGTATTGAGCAGTGGAAACGGCCACATCGGTGTCTTGGTTCCTCAACCAAATGTCCTGTTTCCTGACCTGAGTCacacctctgccctctgcccttgAGCACGCCACACCTGAAGCCACACCTCTGCCACCACGATGTTTCCTTCCCAGATGGAACACAGtctttcactgctgctgtgtttgatgcCATCAGAACAGGGACACGGTGCCAGATGGTCTGCTGAATGTGTTCAGGGCCCTAAACACACGTATAAGCCTGAAATAATGTAAATTATTCAGATTAAACCTGGATCTGAAGAGCTTTTGTCGAGATCACTGAATTACTGGGGAGTCTGGGGAGCTTCTGGGACAGTTTAAGTCATTCACAGAAACAATAACACCAAACTGCTGAAGAATCCACCTCCCATGTAAAGATAAACAGGCAGTGCAGTCTCAGTCTGGGAACACAAGAGGGAAGCATCTTTACGTGGTAGAAGCACCTCAAACCTCAGGCAGCCACAACAGCTCACAAGGAGACTGGAAATACAGGCGGAAACATTCAGGAAATGAGAGAGcaggcagatgttctgcagaagaatGCAGTGCAGACgtgaggttctggaggagcagatccATTAAGAGAAGAGAATCTGATTTTCATGGACCAAGAAAACCACAATACTAATTACTAATAttgacacatttcttttttattattaatacagATGTAGATGTTCTTATACAGTTTGTGaggtaaataattaaatattctgATGTCATTTAGAAGATTTCTGTCAGATATTTAACTATTCAGGTTTTATATTTCATCagatgaaaatatatttaagaATTTAATGGTATAATTTAAttggaaatggagaaaaaaatgagaaaaattaataaaatgtgaagtgtctcctcatgtgtgtctgtgtttcactagaacaggtgagtttctgtcttctgcagaacatttgcatgtttttctgcatggttgctcctcagagtttaaagttctgatgtcacagagagtctgaactcttttcacgctctcacactgaaaacttcagcatcaccatgttgtcaataattctgactgtcatctttctgagtcagggtgagacttttcaacattgtttgatttcatcctcttcttctttctaaggaggctgaaatcatttcatttttacatcataactgctcctccaggctcttttcaactgctctttttaacatttgttgtttgtcatttcagaatcttctgccaacaactttctgactcaggctgataaattcaagtctgttagtgttggagggtctgtgaccatcagcgccacaggaagctcaaataTTGGCAATGCTCTCAgctggtaccttcagaaacctggacaggctcctaAACTTCTGATATATGATGTATCAAGTCTCAAcacaggaacgccgtctcgattcagtggcagcagctctggttctcagtacactctaaccatcactggtgttcaggctgaagatgaagcagattattactgtctgggtgACCATGGTGATGGAAcattcacacagtgatttagagccgtacaaaaacctccctcagtgtgactgaagtgaaaacagcagctgcagctgcagacgatgaagagtcaccagcagaactggttcagtcaacaccagagtcaccaagtacaaaccagattcatttCAACACAAGTCAAATCAAGTTTAATATctttaaaataaccatgaaaaatacacaaatactcaTTTTAAGCATTAACAGATGAGTGATACATTACAAGTTACAACTGATACAAGattattagtaataattaaccattaaatcagtaattacatttactcaagtgctgcttctatgtgcagatttgatgaactttgcttcatttattctgaatatttatgatacTGTTATTTAACAAATAATGCAGAGAACATATAATCAGCATCAACTCAAACTCGTTCCATTTTAAATCCGTATCACTCTGGTTTTAGGCCACATCACAGTTTTCTCACCACCACCAGTTTGATCATTAAGAATATTCCAACTATCCTGGATGAGAGAAGTCATTTTACCTCCATATTCATGAACCTCTCTCAGGCTTTTCACTCAGTAGATCACTCATTCATCCTTGAAATgttcaacaacactggttttggtttttgtcctcttcataatttgtaaaaatattatattttcaATGCATAACTGCTCATCTCATTTATACGCACATGATACAGTCTCATACTCTATCACAAGCTCCTCTGAAATAACCATAAAATCCTCCTCAAACAGCATTTATGCATCTTAAAAACTGCCCCAAActtgcaattattattatttcccttGGTGGAGATTCATTATTGCAAGAATGAAACAACCTGTCCAGTGTCAGAACCTACGGTGGCTGTCAGCGGACAAAACTGATTTACTTTTTCCAGTCACGTCCAGCCAGGGCACCTGCAGGTCCCATCAGGAGGGATCTTCATCAACATTTAGGAAAAACAGTTTTACTGCTAAGTGACCTAGAATGTTGTGGTGTTCATACACTATCAGAagcatgtttttatgttttatttgatttctgatgATGTATAATAGAAAATAGACACTGGACCTTTATTGAACAGTCtagtttttaaaaggtttctgtttctcattggggttttttttgcattatttgCAACGTGTATtatctgttttttcctctcacattttgttggtttttcctttaatttgcatttttacagtGAGAATCGTCTGATTTTTGtctgtggagaaactggagaCATTTCCCTGTTGCGTTTGTGTCTTCTGACTGGGGTTTTTCCAGCTGGTTTTGGACTGTGCTGCGGTCCAGTATTGAGCAGTGGAAACGGCCACATCGGTGTCTTGGTTCCTGCAACCAAATGTCCTGTTTCCTGACCTGAGTCacacctctgccctctgcccttgAGCACGCCACACCTGAAGCCACACCTCTGCCACCACGATGTTTCCTTCCCAGATGGAACACAGtctttcactgctgctgtgtttgatgcCATCAGAACAGGGACACGGTGCCAGATGGTCTGCTGAATGTGTTCAGGGCCCTAAACACGCGTATAAGCCTGAAATAAtgtaaattattctgattaaaccTGGATCTGAAGAGCTTTTGTCGAGATCACTGAATTACTGGGGAGTCTGGGGAGCTTCTGGGACAGTTTAAGTCATTCACAGAAACAATAACACCAAACTGCTGAAGAATCCACCTCCCATGTAAAGATAAACAGGCAGTGCAGTCTCAGTCTGGGAACACAAGAGGGAAGCATCTTTACGTGGTAGAAGCACCTCAAACCTCAGGCAGCCACAACAGTTCACAAGGAGACTGGAAATACAGGCGGAAACATTCAGGAAATGAGAGAGcaggcagatgttctgcagaagaatGCAGTGCAGACgtgaggttctggaggagcagatccATTAAGAGAAGAGAATCTGATTTTCATGGACCAAGAAAACCACAATACTAATTACTAATAttgacacatttcttttttattattaatacagATGTAGATGTTCTTATACAGTTTGTGaggtaaataattaaatattctgATGTCATTTAGAAGATTTCTGTCAGATATTTAACTATTCAGGTTTTATATTTCATCagatgaaaatatatttaagaATTTAATGGTATAATTTAAttggaaatggagaaaaaaatgagaaaaattaataaaatgtacagtgactcctcctcatgtgtgtctgtgtttcactagaacaggtgagtttctgtcttctgcagaacatttgcatgtttttctgcatggttgctcctcagagtttaaagttctgatgtcacagagagtctgaactcttttcacgctctcacactgaaaacttcagcatcaccatgttgtcaataattctgactgtcatctttctgagtcagggtgagacttttcaacattgtttgatttcatcctcttcttctttctaaggaggctgaaatcatttcatttttacatcataactgctcctccaggctcttttcagctgctctttttaacatttgttgtttgtcatttcagaatcttctgccaacaactttctgactcaggctgataaattcaagtctgttagtgttggagggtctgtgaccatcagcgccacaggaagctcaaataTTGGCAACTATCTCAgctggtaccttcagaaacctggacaggctcctaAACCTCTGATATATTATGCATCAAGTCTCAAcacaggaacgccgtctcgattcagtggcagcagctctggttctcagtacactctaaccatcactggtgttcaggctgaagatgaagcagattattactgtctgggtgACCATAACGACGGAAcattcacacagtgatttagagccgtacaaaaacctccctcagtgtgactgaagtgaaaacagcagctgcagctgcagacgatgaagagtcaccagcagaactggttcagtcaacaccagagtcaccaagtacaaaccagattcatttaaacacaagtcaaaaCAGTTCAAAACCTTAAACCTTTAATGTAGAAATAATATATTACAATTTATAACAGACACAAAattattagtaataattaaccattaaatcagtaattacatttactcAAGTGCTGCTTCTATGTGCAGATCTGATTAACTTTGTTTCATTCattctgaatatttatgatacGAACAAATAATACAGAGAACATAAAGGAATGATCTCATACCtcatggccatcagcaggagggtcctcctccatgagcctggtcctgctcaaggtttcttcctgttaaagggttgttgccactgttgcttattgggggtcaggccctgggattctgtaaagcacctagaaacaattttgattgtaacagacgctatattaAGATTGATTGATACCAGCCCtgaaacacattcatgttcatattCATCTTaatcaggggtcggcaaccttTAACAGTCAAAGAGTCATTTTGACCCGGTTTCCACGGAAAAGACAACACTGGGAGACACAAACACTTTTTGACATCTGAAATGAAGATGTgtctatatatactgtatatatatatatatatatatacatatacacatatatatgcgtgtgtgtgtgtgtgtgtgtgtgtgtgtttatctttaCACTTGTAAAATAGTGTGTTGCTTATGAAATCCATGCAGTCCATCCATGTTATAGAAAATTCACAATAATCTTACAATTTACAACTACAATTAAACAAACGAacaaacaaaaattaaatactTTGTTAAGAtattgtagcgtgttggggagggtcagtgtggttatttcccagcatgctttgtggcagcgtgtctgtgggttcaggttggtgttaaccctgtttttgttcattataaatgttatcttttgcaactttcaatgttactGTTCTATTTATTAAGTTCTAAttattgatgtatttaattactgttttaattactgttggCGCCTGGACACCATAAgcgaggttatgtgtgtgattgaaggcCTCCCTTCGTTCGTGTATCTTCCATTCAGAGTTTAATGAAGTGGCAATTCCTGAAATCAAGCAGTGAAAGGAACAAAGGAACTGTTATAAGAGTTAACAAATGTCTGAGTTCTTACGCAATCTACAACCCAGCTCGCCACAAAATTGTGCCGTTTTTAACTCGCTGGACGTTCCACACTCCGTGCAATTTTCCAATATTCGTCTCTAAGATAGAGATGAAAACACGGATAACGACTCCTTTCCCGATTTTTGTTGCTCTAATGCAAAATTGGATAAATGGATAACAACGGTTTTATCTGTGTTAGATTTTTCGTCTGGCGAAAGATGCGTGATCTTTGAACTTTCCTAAAGATTCATACAAATGTGTTCCTCAGCTTTTTATAAGTGACATCGCAGATGATTCGCTGCTGTCCATCTCATCCATGCGCATTTGCGCActcctgtgtgtttttatgagacAGTGTTAGTCAGTGAACAGTCTGCTCTGCACTCAGACAAACTAAGGAGCAGAACAGATGATAAAACACAGATatagtctcttttttttctcctactCTGGCTCACTTCTTGCGTAACGGCTTTGTGTATTAATTTCTCTCCCGTAGCGATCTCTCATCGGTCTCAATGAACTGCCTTTAGGAtcataagaaataaaatgtacCCTTTATAACTTTAAATAATGGCTCACTTAAAGTGGCAAAAGATGTGACAACACCAGGTTCTGTGTTATGGGAACTTCTCCAGCATTGCGCAGTGTATATTTGGTCTCTTCGTGTTATTTAGTCCCTCTTCACGTCGACCTAAAAACTATTTCACCACCACAGAACCATGTGGTCAATCAGATGTTCGCTGATCAGTTTCAACTTAAAAAATTAGCCCgaatctgcagaaataaaggTGTGTGTCTCGCTCACGCTGGTGTGGAGGCTGCACTGAGAGGcggaaggagggggagatgtcAGCTGTCTGGGCCTGAGACGTTTACGTTCATATGCAAGTGATCGTTAGAGTTATGTTTGTTTATAAAAAATTAGTAAGCTAAATGTGATGAAAGCTATCGTTTTTGACTGTATTAAAGTTAAAAATGCTTTCGAGTGAACAAATAATACGCGGATTTTTCCGCACATGCCGGCTGTCAAATCTGCCTGCTGCCAGTCAAGTGCTGTCAAACGTCTCTGAAGAAGGCGAATGCTGATCACCGAAACTGCACAAGGTCTGAAGAAAGAAGGTAAAAACACTTTTGAATTAATTTTCCCAAGCcattcagagctgcaacataaTGATGAAAGAGTCGcaggttgccgacccctgatctaAATAAATCAATTTACAACAAGCTGAAACCATCTCTTCTGCTTGTTTAATTGTAATTTTACACTGATATTTCACCTCTTATTCAACTATGATTGTTGAATTCTTCCCACTTTTTCCTTTCAAAACCCAAGAAAACTAAAGACAAAATGAcagtaaatgatgatgatgatg
Above is a genomic segment from Takifugu rubripes chromosome 2, fTakRub1.2, whole genome shotgun sequence containing:
- the LOC101072607 gene encoding serine/threonine-protein kinase PAK 2-like encodes the protein MCDSIVCEDKPPAPPVRMSSQGGGPKDSQSAIHSSRPLPSVPEERKSKNKIISIFASEKGGKKKDRDKDRPEISSPSDFEHTIHVGFDAVTGEFTGMPEQWARLLQTSNISKSEQKQNPQAVLDILKFYDSTSGKQKYLSFSASDKDSQSPGKQSSGTSPSSGKDGDDDDDDDTPPPVVAPRPEHTKSVYTRSVIDPLPAPEGDASKTADRQKKKGGKMTDEEIMEKLRTIVSIGDPKKKYTRYEKIGQGASGTVYTAIDISTGQEVAIKQINLQKQPKKELIINEILVMKEMKNPNIVNFVDSYLVGDELFVVMEYLAGGSLTDVVTETCMDEAQIAAVCREVLQALEFLHANQVIHRDIKSDNVLLGMDGSVKLTDFGFCAQITPEQSKRSTMVGTPYWMAPEVVTRKAYGPKVDIWSLGIMAIEMVEGEPPYLNENPLRALYLIATNGTPELQSPEKLSPVFRAFLSRCLEMDVEKRGSGRELLQHPFLKLAKPLSSLTPLILAAKEAMRSNR